AAAAGAGCAGCTTCCCGCTTATCGACCACTGCCACAAAACGCCTGAAGTTCACGGGCAACAGAATACACGACAAGGGATTACCGAATGACCACCAATGAATTCTGGGAAAATGTGCTCGGCTTACTTTCAACCCAGATATCGGAACAGAACTTCTATACGTGGATTGAACCCATGCATTTCCACGATAAAAGTGATGATACCGTGACCCTCCACGTTCCTTCACGCTTTATGAAAGATATTGTGGAGGAGCGCTACCTGGAAACCCTGCGCGGTGCCATAGAAAAACTGGAAAAGAAAGCGTACCGCGTGAATATCCTCGTGGAGCAGCAGGTGGACAAAATTCCTGAAAAGGAACCTGCCCATGAGCCTGCGGCACTGGAAACTTCTGTGGCACAAACCACACCATCGCCCACGCAACAGAAGGAAAAACTTCACAGTGATGTTCGCCATATTCTCAGCCCGCGATACATCTTTGACAGCTTTGTCGTCGGCTCATCCAATCAGTTTGCCCACGCCGCTGCCATGGCCGTAGCCAATGGGCCCGGTGTCACCTACAACCCGCTTTTCATCTACGGTGGCGTTGGACTCGGGAAAACCCATCTGATGCAGGCAGTGGGAAACGCCATCTACCAGGATAATCGCAGTGCCAAAATCATGTATGTGCAGAGCGAAGTTTTCACTAACGAGATGATCAATGCCCTGAAAAACGGGAAAATTGAGGAGTTCCGCCAACGATACAGATACGTGGATGTCCTTCTCATCGATGACATCCAGTTCATCGCCGGCAAGGATCGCACCCAGGAAGAGTTTTTCCATACCTTCAACACTTTGCATGGTGAGAAAAAACAGATTGTGCTCTCAAGCGACAAGTTTCCCCGGGAAATCCCACACCTGGAAGAACGACTGCGCTCCCGCTTTGAATGGGGACTCATCGCTGACATACAACCACCGGATCTGGAAACCAAAATGGCCATTCTGCGCAAAAAAGCCGAATCCATCGACATGTACCTGCCCAATGAAGTGGCACTGTTTATCGCCAAGGCCATCAAGCATAATATCCGGGAACTGGAAGGCTGCCTGAACCGCATCAGTGCCTACGCTCACCTCACTGGCGTTGAACCCACAGTGGACATTATCAAGAATGTGCTCAAGGACATCCTAAAGGACAGCGACAAGGTCGTGAATTGTGAAGACATCCAGCGTCAGGTCTCCCTGCGCTTCAACCTCAAAACCAACGACCTGAAATCGAAAAACCGCTCCTCTGAGCTCACCCACGCAAGACATATTGCCATGTATTTCTGCCGCAAGCTCACCAATATGTCTTTGCCCCAGATTGGCCGGGAGTTCGGCGGGCGCGATCACTCCACCGTGGTTCACGCCATCAAAACCGTCGAAGCCAAGTCATCCAATGACGATAACTTTAAAGTGGAGCTGGAATCTATTGAAAATCAAATTATCAATCAGTAAAGTGGATAACCTGTGTATAAAGGGAAAAAACTGTGAGTAAGTTTTGTGCCTTGTGATTCTGTGGAAAACTTTCTATACTTTCCAACAGTTTATTGATCTGATAATCCATGTGGTTTAAAAACCTTAGCGAGCTATCCCCATTATCAACCCCCTTATTACTATTACTACTGTAATAAGGATATAATTATAATAATAGTAGACAGGTGGAAAATGCGATTTGAAATAGAAAAGAAAGATCTGGAAAAGACCCTTTTCAAAGCTCATGGAATCTGTAACTCAAAAAACATCACCAATAACATCCTCACCAATATCCAGATCAAAGCAGAAAGCGACTTGATCCGCATCAACAGTACAGACAGGAATATCAGTCTTACCAGTACGATCAGTGCCAATATTCAGGAAACCGGTTCCGTACTCGTCAATGGAAAGAAGTTCTATGAAGCCATCAAAGAACTTCCAAACAATATTGTCATTATTGAACGGGTTGATAACACACTCACCATCGCCTGTCAGAAAACCCAGTTCAAGCTTTTCACTTCTGATCCCACACTCTTTCCTGAACTGGATCTGCAGCTTGGTGAAAGCCCAGTTGTCATTCCCGCACTGAAATTACG
This portion of the Desulfurispirillum indicum S5 genome encodes:
- the dnaA gene encoding chromosomal replication initiator protein DnaA; this encodes MTTNEFWENVLGLLSTQISEQNFYTWIEPMHFHDKSDDTVTLHVPSRFMKDIVEERYLETLRGAIEKLEKKAYRVNILVEQQVDKIPEKEPAHEPAALETSVAQTTPSPTQQKEKLHSDVRHILSPRYIFDSFVVGSSNQFAHAAAMAVANGPGVTYNPLFIYGGVGLGKTHLMQAVGNAIYQDNRSAKIMYVQSEVFTNEMINALKNGKIEEFRQRYRYVDVLLIDDIQFIAGKDRTQEEFFHTFNTLHGEKKQIVLSSDKFPREIPHLEERLRSRFEWGLIADIQPPDLETKMAILRKKAESIDMYLPNEVALFIAKAIKHNIRELEGCLNRISAYAHLTGVEPTVDIIKNVLKDILKDSDKVVNCEDIQRQVSLRFNLKTNDLKSKNRSSELTHARHIAMYFCRKLTNMSLPQIGREFGGRDHSTVVHAIKTVEAKSSNDDNFKVELESIENQIINQ